A single Drechmeria coniospora strain ARSEF 6962 chromosome 03, whole genome shotgun sequence DNA region contains:
- a CDS encoding putative NCS6 Protein with role in invasive growth has protein sequence MPPTTCSRCQTNKAVVKRPKNHDKLCRDCFISVFELEVHHTIISSKLFYPGERVAIGASGGKDSTVLASVLKTLNERHKYQLELVLLSIDEGIKGYRDDSLETVKRNATQYDMPLKIVGYDELYGWTMDQVVETIGKKRNCTYCGVFRRQALDRGANMLGIKHVVTGHNADDVAETVLMNLLRGDVPRLSRCTSIVTGSSSSEVKRSKPLKYAYEKEIVLYAHHKKLDYFSTECIYSPEAFRGTARTLIKSLERVRPSSILDIVRSGEDMARLTPDKGQRSCDCDEGEGMGGCGSADGRSSGGEMAQMEAAFKNQPKVESLEKEITSNGKPKDDGSVKLPVRTRRRDEQTLGHCVKCGYMSSQLMCQACMLLEGLNKNRADIPIL, from the coding sequence ATGCCACCCACGACTTGCAGCCGGTGTCAGACCAACAAGGCAGTTGTCAAGAGACCGAAAAATCATGACAAACTATGCCGAGACTGTTTTATTTCGGTTTTCGAACTCGAGGTTCATCACACCATCATCTCATCCAAGCTGTTCTACCCAGGCGAACGAGTGGCGATAGGAGCATCCGGCGGCAAAGATTCCACCGTCTTGGCGTCAGTACTCAAGACACTGAACGAACGCCACAAGTACCAGCTGGAACTCGTTCTGCTAAGTATAGACGAGGGCATCAAAGGGTATCGAGACGACTCCCTCGAAACGGTTAAGCGGAATGCGACTCAGTATGACATGCCGCTAAAAATCGTCGGATACGATGAGCTCTATGGCTGGACCATGGACCAGGTCGTGGAAACCATTGGGAAAAAAAGAAACTGCACCTACTGTGGCGTGTTTCGTCGACAGGCTCTCGATCGAGGCGCCAATATGCTCGGCATCAAGCACGTTGTCACGGGACACAATGCTGATGATGTAGCCGAGACGGTCCTGATGAACCTCCTCCGAGGCGACGTACCTCGCTTGTCGCGTTGTACTAGCATCGTGACGGGAAGTTCGTCTAGCGAGGTGAAGAGGAGCAAACCGCTCAAGTACGCATACGAAAAGGAGATTGTTCTCTACGCTCACCACAAGAAATTGGACTACTTCAGTACTGAATGCATATACAGCCCAGAAGCGTTCAGAGGAACGGCGAGGACCTTGATAAAAAGCCTGGAGAGGGTTCGGCCCAGTTCCATACTGGACATTGTCAGAAGTGGTGAAGATATGGCCAGGCTGACACCAGACAAGGGGCAGCGCTCGTGTGATTGCGATGAAGGCGAGGGGATGGGAGGCTGCGGGTCTGCCGATGGGCGTTCGTCGGGCGGCGAAATGGCTCAGATGGAGGCCGCATTCAAGAACCAGCCGAAAGTCGAGAGCCTTGAGAAGGAAATTACGTCAAACGGCAAGCCAAAGGACGATGGTTCTGTTAAGCTCCCTGTTCGGACTCGGAGGCGAGACGAGCAGACGCTTGGTCACTGCGTCAAGTGCGGGTACATGTCGAGCCAACTCATGTGCCAAGCATGCATGCTCTTGGAAGGGTTAAACAAGAACAGGGCAGATATCCCTATTCTATAA